tctttgaagtctcacccacggCTGTAACAGGCTGCCTGGGATCTTTTCTTCACTTGGTCTCTAGTTGCGCTGTACCGCAGGACTTCCCACTGCTGTttgagtctggatgttggtcagaACCCAATTTGGTGTTGTATCTTGCTGTTTCTacttctctttgcttttattGTTAGCATATTGAAAGTTAGCTAGATAATTCTATAATAAGAAtttgtgttatttatttctaCAGAATgaatggcttattttgttaacaaatctttGAACCTGAGACGAAAGTGACAACTTCTGCAAAACTTTGATTGGCCCTGTGAGCAGTATTTGTGAGACAAAATGCCACTCTGTAAGAAGAAAGAGGTTAAGGTTGATGAAGTTTTTATTCCCTAATGCAAAGATTTGCCTTTCTACTAGTTATCTAATACATGGGACGTCCTCACTGGATGGTGTGAGAATTGGAACCTTAAATTAAAGAGGGCTGTACCCTTAGAAGTTACTGAATGTTTGTGATTCTCACTCGTTGAGAAAagataagaatctgctttgctGGATGAGAGGCTAAATCCTTCTCTCTCCTACCATGAGGtacataaaatgaaagtgaaagtcactcagtcgtgttggactccttgcgaccccatggactatagagtccatggaattctccaggccagaatactggaatgagtcacctttcccttctctatgggatcttcccaacccaggaatcgaacccagacttccaaattgcaggaggattctttaccagctgagcctctgtcatccccttctcctcctaccttcaatctttcccaacgtcagggtcttttccaatgagtcggttgtttgcatcaggtggccaaagtattggaatttcagcttcggCATAAGTTataagggctactctctagttgcacaCGTGGGCCCCTCATGTCAGTGCTTTCTCTttttgtggtatgtgggctctgtgcgtgtgctcagtagttgtgaatCCTGAACTTGAGAGTACAGGATCTTCAGTTggggcccacgggcttagttgctccgaggcatgtgggaacttcctgGATTAGGTGTGtgccctgcatcagcaggcagattattcacctctgagccacagggaggccCCAAAACTTGTTCCTTTACATGTATCTTGGAGCCAATGAACTGAGTAAATTAAAGTTACTGTATAGAACAGCAATTGCAATATTGAATGGCCATTATTTAAGCAGATaatgtttcatttattaattctttgTTATTTAAAGATGACGGTCTTTATGTTTTACACAGTATAACTTACATGAAACGCTTCTAGTTATAAAATGCCTGTATGTGTATCTACTGATAGATTTATAGGAGGTATTTAGAaaagtgttctttctttcttttttttttttttttaattgggaattACCTGACATTCCAGTGGAtaggattcagcactttcactgcaatgattttggttttaatccatggtcagggaactaagatctcataagccCCATGATGTAGGGGGGCAGGGAGACTTTTTTaacaaattctttattttatgttGTCAACTGCCATTTATGTTTTACAATATTCATTAGAATATTTCTTTTGGATTATTTACCATTACACTGTATTTCCTCTTTGATCCTTgcttactcagtcctgtctgactctttgtgatctcatggactgtagccctccagtctccctgtccatggatttttactgttttttctcCTCAGTTATGAGACAGAAGTGTATTTACTACCAAGTAGAATGAGCTTTGAGGTCATGGTGGGAAAATACCTTTTTCTTTGAGGCctgacatgagtttgcataaaatgaatgttttcctGATTCTGTCTTTGAAACTTGGCTAccctaaaattaatttgaattctatgtgattgctgtttttgtttttgtttttttttaaagaattctattCCTTTAGTGTtccttatatttttaagttaataattGGGAAGATTAATAATTCTGTTCAGGATGGGTATGACTTTTGGTATAATATCATGTGCTCAAcataaaagaatttatttatgaaTTGTAATTAATAGGATACCTATGGTTCTTTATATCTTGTAGGTTTGTCTCGTATACATATGACCAAGAAATTACAAGCAAAAGGAAACAGTGGGAAAGGAGAAATTTTGCAAAGAGTGATGTTTGGAAGAGCTGAAACCTATGAAACAAAAGATTTTTTCCTCAGGAAGAACAGGAAACTGTGCATGGTTTTGAGAGTCTCTGGACAGCTGCTGAAAGAAATGACAAAGGAATGTCTATATCCCATAACAGAAACCTCACTGGTGGAAGAGATCATCAGAGTAGAAATGATGTAGGAGATAAGCCTATTAAAATGCACATATCAAGCTTTCATGATGAATTGCAGATGCTTCAGTCTGAAGGGACACTTTTTGAATGTAGTCAAGTTGTGATGAATATCAACAGTAGTGCCTCAGGTTTGCCACCTCAGAGAATGTGTCGTGTCCATAAAGGCATTTCTCATAAACATGAGAGTGCTGTTATGCATTCCTCGGAACTGGCACCAGACCAGGAATCACACAAGAAAAAATCTTACAAATGTAATGAGTGTGATATAATGTTTCTTCAGGACTCAGAACTCACTAGACATCAAAGAATCCATACAGGAAGGAAACCATATAAAGGTGATGTGTGTGGCAAGGCCCTTAATGATAATGTGAGCCTTGCAGTTCATCAGAGAAATCATACTGGAGTGAAGCCATATACATGTGATGTGTGTGGAAAGGCCTTTACTCGCAGAGAAAGCTGTGCATTTCATCAGATCcttcatactggtgagaaaccatataaatgtgatgtgtgtggaaAGGCCTTTACTTACAAAAAAAGCCATGCACTTCATCAGAcccttcatactggagagaaaccatataaatgtgatgtatgtggccgTGGCTATACTCGAAAGTCAAAACTTGaaattcatcagagaattcatactggagagaattcttataaatgtgatgtatgtggcgGTGGCTTTACTGGAAAGAGACATCTTGGAACTCATCGGAGAATTCATACTgaagagaaaccttacaaatgtaataGCTGTGACAAACGTTTTTTTACACTGTCATCCTTAAATATACATCAGGCAGTTCATACAGGTGAGAAAGCATGTAAATGTAATTTATGTGGTAAAATATTCAGTTCCAGGGTAACTTTGCAGTTCATCAGAGAACTcgtactggagagaaaccatataaatgtgaagTATGTGGCCGTGGCTATACTCGAAGCACACATCTTGCAATTCATCACAgggttcatactggagagaaaccatataaatgtgatgtgtgtggaaTGGCCTTTACTCGCAAAGAAAGCCGTGCAGTTCATCAGAtccttcatactggagagaaaccatataaatgtgaagTATGTGGCCGTGGCTATACTCGAAGCACACATCTTGCAATTCATCAGAgggttcatactggagagaaaccatataaatgtgatgtatgtggcaaggcctttagtGTAAATGGAAGCCTTACATCTCATCGGAATATTcgtactggagagaaaccatataaatgtgatgtatgtagTAAGGCCTTTAAGGTAAATGGAAGCCCTTACATATCATCGGAAAATTCATTCTGgacagaaaccatataaatgtgatgtatgtggcaaggcctttagtTTCAATGCAAGCCTTGCAGTTCATCgaagaattcatactggagagaaaccatataagtGTGTTGTGTGTGGAAAGGCCTTTAGACAAACTGCATCCTTTGCAGTTCATCGAAGAATTCATTCTGGAGAGAAACTGAGAGGGTAACATGCAGGAAGGACAGGGGtttccaaacagaggaaataggctgcaagtgtctcttaaaattctgtgttgctatgatgacacctggttccacctgaacttaacttttctctaaCCTCTAGCTAAACCTCAAGcatttttcttacagaaatgtttttcttaagctatgttaattaaactatatatttgctttggaattggcctttcttcaaaatgattCCTCCTAAGACTATCATCAAACCATGGGCTGATGATAGCTCAACAAAACAGTATTCATATCAGTTTTATGGCTAGGGGATGACACACCTcttgccatcctatctcaaaaatgcatattgtgggagaggggcctactgaaactccctcagccttgaggtaTCTCTCTTATCTGATGAATAACTTTCTAACCGACATAAAACAGCTTGCTAaaactagcaggggggcactttccatcccccttctgatgtctatatcagaagctttctctgtccctttttcactttaataaaactctgctacacaaaagctcttgattgatcaagcctggtccctggtcccaaagctaaatcttcagagatcacaaatcccACACTATTCATGATATCAGAACCTTACAAATGTTAGAATTGTGACAAAGGTTTTAGTGCACAGCCAGCCTTAACTCACCATCAGGCAGTTCATCCAGGAGAGAAAGCATAGAAATGTGATGTATGGCTGGTGCTTGAAATGACCATCATAGGAAGCATCAGATAATTCATAGTAGAGAAAAACATTACATATGGAATAACTGTGAGAAATAGTGCAAATGTAATGAGTGTGGCAAAGACTTTAGAGTTCAGGCCTTATAATTCATCAGAGTATTCATACTGTATAGAAAGCATACAAATGAAATGAATGTGGCAAAGCTTCTATTTCATGTTCAGCCTTAACTGACCATTGGGCAgttcatacaggagagaaactgaagagggaaaagttaaaattttacctccttctccttctgcctctgtaattcAGCTTGCTTCTTGCAAAGTCTAAATCACgtaggtctcagaaagtggggactcacaaTACTAGTAACTGGAGCTTATCCCattcacccttgtcctgctctttgcaatcaccCTAGCCCCTGCAAACcagcttaatcatgcctgtccatgtaGAAAAACTAACCTCTTTGTTCGGGGCTCAGAGCTTAGAGTGGGCACAGCAGCaaaataaacctgagttctccaaccccaaagtgtggtgcttggtttctcgagtacTGGTTTGTGCAGCATTTCTGGAGGCCCTAGCTAGATTCCACCCACATTGGCCCCATGAGTTGCTGGACTGGTGGCTTGGTTGAGTCAGAGTAGAGGAGCCCCGAGTCAAATGAGGAGGTGCACCACCCGATAGTATTCCAGGTTCTCTTTCAGATGGGCATTCCGACTCTCCAGATGGCCAAACCCCAACCAGACTCACCAGGAATGGCCACAGGGTAAGGTAAGGCCTCAGGGCCGGTCCCCAGTTAGGAGGTCCTACCCCAATGGGTAGAAGAGGAGACTGGTCACATCCTTGGGAAGGGAGCATCAGATAGGGAGACCTGGGGACTTGGGAAAAGGGACATATTGTGATAAACTGAGTGATTGTGTATGCATGATTGCTGACTGAAGGAAGTAAAAGTGAGTTCCACTGTCCTCAGAGTATGGAGTCTGAGAGGGTCCAAAACCTGTGGTTCCATGACGACCTCAAAAGGCTGAAAGGTGGTGCCAGTCTCTGGGGGATTTGATCCCTCCCTGTGAGGCTGGTCTAGGTCAGGGATTTATACCGACCTGCCAGTGATAAGAGGCGTCTTAAGTCTCCCTCAGGAGAGCGGCCAGGTGGACAAAAAATGAAGGTGAACGACTGTGCGACCTGATTTGCTGGTACTTCAGGCTCGATTGTGTGGCTTCATGGACTTCATGGCTGTGGAGTCCAAGTGGGCCCTAGCTTGCAGTTTCATGGCGACCTCATATGGCTCAAGAGTGTGTCAGCCTGCGAGACACATCCAGATCAGGGGTTTATACTGATCCGCCAATGCTAAGAGGCACCTAAGTTCCCCCTGGGGACGCAGCCAAATGGGCATCCGAATGGTCTCTTTTGAGGGGGCACCCACCCTTGTTTGTCTCTGTGCCACCGACTCAGGGTGGGATACACAGGGAGGAAAAAATTATTGGTTACCGGTTATTCTGTCGACTGACTCCTTGAGCCAACATCTAAGAGATTAGATTTTCCTCAAAACACTGCCAGGTAGATTAGATTTGTCAACATGGATGGAAGTTCCTATAAGCCAACTGTTTTAGGTTGCATgataaagaattttaagaaggGCTTCTTAGGAGATTACGGAGTCAAGATGACCCTCAGGAAGCTCAATAACATGTGAGCTTGATTGACCATCCTTTGACATTGGATGGCTGCCAGAGAACACTCTCGACCTGCCCACTGTCTAAGCAGTGCACCAGGTAGTCACTGGGACTCCAGGACATCCAGATCAGTTTCCATACACAGACTCCTGGCTTCTAATAGCACAGACCCTGGCCCCATGGGCAAGATTTTGCACAAACGTACAGGAATAGAGTAGGATATTTGTGGCCCAACCACTCAGaaaaaagaagcagcaaaaaACCCTATATTCCAGGGAGATCCAGTGGAACACCCACTACTGCCCCCACCATGCATTCCCCTGACTCCACAAGCCCTGGCACAGCTAGTGCCGGGCCCATTGCCAGACAGTCCACCTCCCTCCGTGTCCCCCTGCATCACCTCATGAGCAAGACTCCAGCCccgagccagcagggaagcagcTCTGCTCAGCCGAACAATCTAACCAGCTGGCCACGGCCCGTCAGATGCTGCTGCGAGAAACTCAATGTCCTCAACAAGTGAACAAGGATGGCTTAGTCCAGCCTGGCCGCTCCATCTTCTATTACCAGCCCTTCAGCACTACTGATCTCCTAAACTGGAAACACCATAACCCAGTGTACTCTGATAAACCACAGGCTATGATTGACCTCCTGGAGTCCATTTTCCACACTAATCAGTCTACATAGGACGACTGTTATCAGCTCCTTATGTCTCTCCACCACTGAGGAAAGGTGGTGCATTTTGACAGAAGCCCGAAAATGGCTCCAAAGACAAGCCCCCGCAGAGGGCTTAGATGTAGAAGGATGGGCATAAGAAGTGATGCCAGAGATGAGGCTTTATTGGGATTTCAATACCAGAGAAGGACAAGAAACCCTGGGTTGCTACTGTGATGCCCTTCTACATGGACTTCAAGCGGGAGTCAAAAAGCCCACCAATATGTCCAAAATTACAACGATAATCCTAAAAGTGGATGAGACCCCCACAGATTTCTGTGAAAGACTGTGTGAAGTGTTCCAGACATAGACCCCGTTCGACGCTGAGACAGCTGAGAATCAATGAATGATTGACCCTGGCTTTGTGGCTCAATCCTGTGCAGACATCCAACGAAAGCTCCAAAAACTGGAAGAGTTTGGCTGGTATGAATGCCATACAGCTCCTGGAGGTAACAAATAAAGTCTTTGTGAATCCAGACTGTGAAGCCCAACAAGAAGcagataaaagaatgaaacagaaagcaGCCCTGCTAGCAGTGGCACTGAGGAGCTCAGATCAAGTGAAACAGACAGTTTCCTCATGGAAAGGGGAAACTAAGAAGAGACTACCTCTATGCCACGACCAGTGTGCCTATTGCAAAGAGACCAGACACTGGAGGAATGAGTGCCCCCATAGCAGAGGGACATCTAAAGGGTCGAAGAAGTTCAGTCGACCCAGCACAGAGAGGTACCAGCCTGAGCCAACTGTCCAAAACCTTTTCGGCCTGGCTGAAGCAGAATCAGACCAGGGAAGACCGGGCTCTCTTATCCTGGGCCCCCGGGAGCCCACGGTCACAATGCAATTAGGGGGCCAATCAATGACTTTTATGGTGGATACCAGAGCTGAACACTGTGGTAATCACACCTGTGGTTCCCCTCACAGGCCAAACAGCAACTATTGTTGGGACCACAGGGAACATAGCAGCCTGCTCATTTTGCAGGGCCTGTTCGTGTCAGGTAGGGGGCCATCTGGTGACTCATGAATTTCTCTACTTCCCGGAATGCCCCATTCCCCTGCTGGGTAGAGACTTACTGACAAAACTGAGGGCAGAAATCACCTTTGCCTCCAGAAAGCCTGCAAGCCTGACCTTGGGGAGACAGTCGGCTCTGATGATGGCTGTGACCATGCCCAGGGAAGATGAATGGCATCTCTATTGCTCAGGGAGGGAACAAATAAATCCCCCGACTGCTAAAAGAATTCCGTGATGTCTGGGCAGCAGGGGCTCAGGTTTGGCCAGAAAGTATATGCACATTGTAGTGGACCTGAGGCCAGGAGCCACTCCTGTTAGAAACAATATCCAGTACCACGGGAGGCACGCCTGGGAATTCAGCACCACATCCAGCGCCTATGAGATGCCAAGATCCTAATCGAATGTCAGTCTCCCTGGAACACTCTGCTCTTACCAGTCAAAAAGTCTGGAGAGAACGActaccgccccccacccccacccccacccccacccccacccccactgttgacctTTGCGCTGTCAACAATGCAGTCATCACCAAATCGATACActctcctgagtctcttacaGGCTCAGACAAGCTGGTTCCCCTGCCTGGATCTCAAGGATGCATTCTTCTGGCTCCGACCAACCAACCAATCAGCCCTTGTTTGCCTTTGAATGGGAAGATCCACACACTGGGAGAAAGACACAGCTGACTTGGACCCGACTGCCACAAGGCTTCAAAAACTCACCTACCCTATTTGGTGAAGCTCTGGCTGTGGACCTTGCTGCATTTCTCGGAAAAACTTTCaactgcaccccactccagtatgtcgATGAGCCGTTGCTAGCCAGTCCCACCCAGGGAACTGCTGGAGGCACCAAAGGCCCCCTGGCTCTACTCTCCACCACAGGGTACAAGGTATCATGGGAAAAGGGCATCGGGCCCTCGGACATGAGAGGAAGCAAGCCATCTGTTCAATAGCTCGGCCAAACACCAAGAAAGAAATCAGTGAGTTCCTTGGGACTGCTGGATTCTGCCAGGTCTGGATACTGGGTTTCTCTGAAATTGCCAAGCCTTTGTTTAAAGCCACAGCAGGGTCTGATATGGACCCCCTGGAGTGGGGACCTGAACAGGAAAAGGCCTTTAAGAAGATAAAGAGAGTCTTGACCAGTGCTCCAGCATTAGGGCTACCGGATGTGACACAGGACTTTACCCTCTTTGTACATGAAAAAGTCACACTGCACTGGGGGGTCCTCACACAAACAGTTGGGCCATGGCAATGCCCAGTCACATACCTGTCCAAACCACTGGATCCAGTGGCTGCAGGATGGCCGCTATGCCTCTGGGCATTAGctgtcactgtggttttgatcaGAGAAGCAGATAAGCTTACtctaggacaaaatataaatgtaaaggtTCCTCATGCTGTTACTGCCCTGATGAATAGCCAGGGGCATAAGTGGCTGACCAACTCCAGGATGACTCACTATGAAGAAATGCTTTGCAAAAACCCACAGGTCCAACTCGAGACTGTGCGGACACTGAACCCCGTCACCTTTTTACCTACAGAAGCGGGGATTCTCAATCATAACTGTGAGGAGCTCATAGATGAAATTTACTCGAGCAGGCCGGACCTGACGGACACCCCTCCAGAACCCAGAACTGGAACAGTTCACTGACGGAAGCAGTTTCATCCAAGACGGGCAGCACAAAGCAGGCTCTGCCATAACAACAACTGACGAGGTAGTGAAGGCCGAGGCCTTTCCACAAGGGTGGTCACCGCTGCGGGCTGAGCTATGGGCACTCTCCCAGGCACTATGGCACGCCGAAGGGAAAGGAGTCAACTTCTATACTGAGGCAAGGTATGCCTTTGCTACTTTACATGTACATGGAGCCATTTATAAAGAAAGGGGACTATTGACAGCGGGAGgaaaggagatttaaaaaaaaagaaatccttcagCTGTTAGAAGTAGTTTGGAAGCCTTCCCAAGTGGCAGTCATCCATTGTAAAGGCCATCAGCGAGGAACTGATCCAATCAGCAATGGGAATCGGTTGGCGACCAGGCAGCCAAGGAGGCAGCAACCCATCCGAGCCCCACAGTGGGCCCCGAGTCAATCTTTAAGGTCCTCTTGGCACCAGAATTGCCTCCATCCCCGAGATATACCAAGAAAGAACATCAATGGGCTCTAAATGAGggaggaataaaagaaaaggagggcTGATGGAAGCTCCCACACCAAAGACTCTGTCTCCAGCAATACAGAAATCCAGCTGGAGAAACATCATGAGAAAACTCGTTTAGGAAAAACTGTGCTGGAGAGCTTACTGAGCCACTATTTCTTTCCTAAGCTCCCAACCCTGTGTGCCCAGATCAGTGCTAGATGTGTGGCTTGTGTGCAAAACAACACCAGGCaacaaccaagacccagccctGGGGTGCTGACCATTGGGACACTGCCCTTTGAAGATCTAGAAGTGGACTTTACTGAAGTCAAGCCCTGCAGGGGCCATAAGTATTTCCTTGTGGTAGTCTGCACCTACTTGGGATTGGCTGAAGCCTTCCCCACGTGCACTGAACGGGCACGAGAAGTGGCCAAGGCCCTGTGAAGAGACATGATCCCAAGGTATGGGCTGCCTCTCTCCACAGAGTCTGACAATCGGCCAGTTTTTGTGTCTGGGATAATCCAAACTCTATCCAGGACACTGGGAATCAAATGGAAGCTTCACACTGCTTACAGGCCACAAAGCTCAGGGAAAGTTGAATGCATGAATTACACCCTCAGAACTACATTACCTAAACTCTTTCAGGAGACCAGTTATCTTGGATCGACATGTTACCCCCCAGCCTTACTCCAAGCCCGATACACCCTGAGTCCTCAGGCTATTCTCCCTTTGAGATCTTATATGGGAGAAAACCCCCAGGGAT
The nucleotide sequence above comes from Bos indicus x Bos taurus breed Angus x Brahman F1 hybrid chromosome 18, Bos_hybrid_MaternalHap_v2.0, whole genome shotgun sequence. Encoded proteins:
- the LOC113876106 gene encoding zinc finger protein 415-like, with protein sequence MSISHNRNLTGGRDHQSRNDVGDKPIKMHISSFHDELQMLQSEGTLFECSQVVMNINSSASGLPPQRMCRVHKGISHKHESAVMHSSELAPDQESHKKKSYKCNECDIMFLQDSELTRHQRIHTGRKPYKGDVCGKALNDNVSLAVHQRNHTGVKPYTCDVCGKAFTRRESCAFHQILHTGEKPYKCDVCGKAFTYKKSHALHQTLHTGEKPYKCDVCGRGYTRKSKLEIHQRIHTGENSYKCDVCGGGFTGKRHLGTHRRIHTEEKPYKCNSCDKRFFTLSSLNIHQAVHTGEKACKCNLCGKIFSSRVTLQFIRELVLERNHINVKYVAVAILEAHILQFITGFILERNHINVMCVEWPLLAKKAVQFIRSFILERNHINVKYVAVAILEAHILQFIRGFILERNHINVMYVARPLV